From the genome of Danio rerio strain Tuebingen ecotype United States chromosome 2, GRCz12tu, whole genome shotgun sequence, one region includes:
- the LOC100538151 gene encoding GTPase IMAP family member 1 has protein sequence MSNEGGNSRRRSNRISAKRTDNNEGNEGACSQNDLRLVLLGKTGAGKSATGNTILGEKRFNDDLSMSSVTKECQRENTSTEGRNLLLVDTPDFTETDKTIEKIQQCLSLSSPGPHAFLLVIPIERYTDEQERIAEMILEMFHEDISRYTILIFTHADRLNGGSIQKFIMNQEQKIQELVEKFGSRFVAFNNKNTENREQVTRLLQKVDELMIQNENRHFSSSISDVVQETKRIMKEKREADVAERKKKVKKEVRKMAEARWSAFTTSLKEEKQEIEKKRTIINGRFAEIEMDIKKEERNAKPIPARLKRFRSSLKAELENIRKLNDRDRKEEEERLERYEKEKKNKAIWINEEEQRRLGKAGQDKQLHSEHYNTILWILVGFFVGLAVGFASSALFSQQYRLDSQESSWQWW, from the exons ATGAGCAACGAAG GAGGAAATAGTCGCCGGCGGTCAAACAGGATCTCAGCTAAGAGAACTGACAATAATGAGGGTAATGAAGGTGCTTGTTCACAGAATGATCTGCGTCTGGTTCTGCTGGGAAAAACCGGCGCAGGGAAAAGCGCAACCGGGAACACAATCCTGGGAGAGAAACGCTTCAATGATGATCTGAGCATGAGTTCAGTCACTAAAGAGTGTCAGAGAGAAAACACAAGCACTGAAGGACGAAACCTGCTGCTGGTGGACACACCTGATTTTACAGAAACAGATAAAACAATTGAGAAAATACAACAGTGCCTATCTCTGAGTTCTCCTGGTCCTCATGCGTTTCTTCTGGTTATACCGATAGAGAGATACACCGATGAACAAGAACGCATTGCAGAAATGATTCTGGAGATGTTTCATGAAGACATCAGCCGATACACCATCCTCATATTCACACACGCTGACAGACTTAATGGAGGATCCATTCAAAAGTTCATAATGAATCAAGAGCAGAAGATACAGGAGCTCGTGGAGAAATTCGGAAGCCGTTTCGTGGCcttcaacaacaaaaacactgaaaaccGAGAACAAGTGACACGACTCCTTCAGAAAGTGGATGAACTGATGATCCAGAATGAAAACCGTCACTTCAGCAGTTCAATTTCAGATGTTGTACAGGAAACCAAGAGGATAATGAAGGAGAAAAGAGAAGCCGATGTTGCTGAAAGGAAGAAGAAAGTCAAAAAAGAGGTGAGAAAAATGGCTGAAGCTCGCTGGTCTGCGTTTACAACATCCTTGAAGGAGGAGAAacaagaaattgagaaaaaaaggaCAATCATTAATGGGCGGTTTGCAGAGATTGAGATGGATATAAAGAAGGAAGAGCGGAATGCTAAACCGATACCGGCGAGGCTCAAGCGATTCCGATCGTCTCTCAAAGCTGAGTTGGAGAATATTAGAAAACTGAATGATCGGGATAGAAAGGAAGAGGAAGAGAGATTGGAAAGATATGAGAAGGAAAAGAAGAATAAGGCCATTTGGATTAATGAGGAGGAACAGAGGAGGCTGGGTAAAGCAGGCCAGGACAAACAACTTCATTCAGAACACTATAACACAATCCTTTGGATCCTGGTTGGCTTCTTTGTTGGATTAGCAGTAGGATTTGCATCTTCAGCACTCTTTTCTCAGCAATATAGGTTGGATTCTCAGGAAAGTTCTTGGCAGTGGTGGTAG